The sequence GATGCACAAAGCTAATCACTGAACTGAAGAGGTACATTTgaactaaataaatgaacaaacaaagcTTGTAGCCATATCACAAAATACCagttataaatacatttacctGTATCCAAAACATGAAGAGAAGATAAGAATAGACTTACCACAGACACACTCTGAACTGACTAATTAGTCTTGATTGAATGCAGCTGGCTCCAGCTCTGCCTATTAAAATGTCTTGCAGGTGGCCCTAAAACATTGCTTAATTTAAAAATTCTTGGCCTTTTTTAACAATAATGTTTGCTGTACATAGTAAACAAAAATATTGGAGCAGTGTGGTAGCATACCAACATTTGCTAATCAGCACTAAACATAAATCACAGCTAAGGCTCATGGCAATACTGTATTAGTTTTGGAGGAATTATAAACTTAAGTATTGAACATGTTGAAAGTTTGACATGATAGTGGCACTGGATAAAAAGTCAAGAGATGACCAAAGTTAGACCAGAGTTCATCCAGAGgtgaacatgaatgtctgtaccaaattttaaaacaatccatccaatatttgttgagatatttcaccctggaccaaagtagtggaccaACAAAACGACATTGTCTTCTTCAAAGCCCCACGTACATCCACTATGATCTGATCAGATATTGAGTCCAAAGGGAGGGGAGTGCTTTATATAGGATCAGTACTGTATATGGCTTTGAAGGCCCAACATGACAACAATTGACACTGTGACACCGTAACTTACTTCAACAACCACAGTATCACATCACTGTATATAACTTGCATACAgataaatatgataataaagtcatttttagttttagtttcctATGTCTTCAATGATTCTGTATCTGCACaattttactgtactgtaactaCAATGaatcacaaattaaatgtaattataatatGGGTGTAGTGCATTTTTAACTCTTGCCCTGTTCAATTGATGGCTGTGCTTATTCACCCATCAgcctcactcattcactcattatcattcattcattagcCACCACAACATAACATTGTGACTATTCAATTAGCAGCATGATGCAAAAATAGTAGGACAGAGTGCAATTTGTGGTGTGGTGATTTCCCAGATGTCTCAGATACATGTACAGAACcccaacacgcacacacacacacacacacacacacacacacaagccaatTTGGACAATGGACGGCTCAAATCAATCTCTGTTTATATCTTCATCTATATTAGGTTGGGATCGTGCTCCACTATGCCTCTTTGTCTACTATGCTGTGGCTGACGTTTACTGCTAGAAACCTCTGTAAAGATGTGTCCAAAGACCCGCTTCGAGCCCATGACAGGAATAAGCCAGCCCAGACTCGCACCAAACCAACCATCCTCAGGTAAGCGTTGCAGACTTCAGGATTCtagtctgtgtttatgtgcacaaCGGGGCTAAGCAATGTTTTGATGAAATCACTAATCAGCAATGAAGTGAATTAATCATAACTGCTTCACTGGGTTCTGTCAACAAGCAGCACCCTGCTTTTCAATATCATCATCAGAGTTTGATGTTAGAATGCTTGAAAGATGTTACTGTCCTGGTAACACAGTAACAATTATAGCTTTGTCGATAAAGAGAGAGCAGGCgtgttttgtgttgtgatgaGCCAACTGGCCCTTATTCAATTCATCCTTGAGTACCCTTGAAGACTTGCAGAAAGTCATTAACAACAATACTCGGCTATGTGATTCTTCCCCAACTTACTAATCTCAGTATAGTTTGACAGTATGAGGAGCTGTGAAggcaatcaaatcaaataactGGCAATATACGGAGGTTAGATACTCTCGAAATGCcatttcatctggactttaGGCCGTTGGCCAAGAGCCAGCACATCTAGTCATCCGTGGTCATTACTCTTTAGAGCACATGGGCCTGCACTGTGACACTATGGAAGAAAAACACGCAAAATGTTATAAAACTAATTCATAGGTTTAATGGGTCATAACAGAAATTGAGTACTTCAATTTGACACAACCGCACAAGCACTTCATCCCAGTGCTCCCCAGCGCTTTTCTGCCGGAGAGAAACGTTGTATGGACATAAGTCCTTACCAAGGTTGAGACTTACCAAGTGTTAACAGCAGTGCATGgtttgcaggtgtttttttttaaggagtcACTTTTGTTGATCaaacttttacataaaagtcaAATATACAGCTACAGGTAAAGTAGAATTGTTTCAGGTATTATCTATTATTTGAGTCAGTGTTTAATGATTAGAGTGAGTTTTTTTGGGAAACATTAGTGAAATGTAAAAGTCCATCATTCAGTTGTTCATCATCAAAAAGTTGTGTCAAATTGTTTCAGCATGTATCCACAAATTGAGACAGAGATCTTTTTACTTTGATGAGATCATTTTATTCAGCTGGATTTTCTTGGAGCTTGTTACCCTGCAAAATCCTTTAACCAGCATCTACACTTAATAATTTTCACTTTTGTATTAATTTCTTTTTGCAGATTTTATCTTGTAAGTGACGGAATCCCTCTCATAATTGTTGGAGTTACAGCAGCATTTGGTATGGATAACTATGGGAGCAGAGATGACGCTTTGTAGTAAGTATTCACTTTTTTCTaagcaatcatgttttcagtcattgcaaagaactaaaataaatgtttttgtccctgtttgtttttttcagttgctGGATGGCATGGGAACCAAGCCTGGGAGGTTTCTATGCCCCCATGAGTCTTCTGGTCTTAGTCATGTCTGTGTACTTCTTGTGCACCTACATCCAGCTCAAACGCCACCCAGAGAGGAAGTATGAGCTGCGGGTCCTGagtgaggagcagcagcagttatcATCCAGTGAGTCAAACCATCAGTGCCACACTGACACTGGGGCAGCTTCTGGGCTTGCAGCAGATTGTCCGTCATTTGCTACAGGTGTATCAGTGCTGGCCAACGAGCACTCATTTAAATCTCAGCTCAGGGCCACAGCGTTCACCCTGTTTCTGTTCCTGGCTACCTGGGCATTAGGAGCGCTGGCAGTATCACTGGGACATTTTCTGGATATGATATTCAGCTGCCTGTACGGGGCGTTTTGTGTCACGTTGGGACTCTTTCTTCTCATCCAGCACTGTGCCAAACGTGATGATGTGTGGCACCGCTGGTGGGCTTGTTGCCCATCCAAATCCAAGACAGAGGATGGAAATGGGAACGGACAGAGCCAGAGGCAGGAGCTCCATCAGCCACACTGCCACCTGAACTCCCCGTGCTCAGGCAAGCAGCCGCTACTTTCTCCTCACCTTGTGCAGAGTTCTTACCACAAAATTGCACCACCTCAGAGCCTCACACCCAATCACACAGGTCCATGCTGTGTGGCTGTCATGAGTCCTGTCGCTGCAACCCCTGTCTCACCTCTCACTGAGCCGGTGCCCTCGCCACGTCCACAGTCGCTTCCTGATGAGCTCCCTCGTCCCGCTCTGCCACTACAGAGCTGCCTTACAGACAGAACTAAGTCACGCTCTTTCAACCGCCCACGCCCATGTCTCCAGGACTACCGCTCTCACATAACATCCACCAGTATGGACGGGAGTGTTCACAGCTCCCACCTGGACAGCCCACACACTGTACACCACCTCGAAGGCTCACCGCTGGTTTCCAACAGCCCACACCCAGACCTCCAGCTGCCCTGCCCTAGCCCTCACTTGGATAAGCAGCTAGCTTCCTGCCATGGTTTGCAACGCCAGACCTCCTGCCACAGTGTACAAGACTCAATGACTTCCTGCCACAGCCATGCACACAACATGCATGAcagcatcacttcctgtcacagtctccttcttccctctcatGGGATCCACACCTGCCAGTGGCACATGTATAGCTCAGCTGATCACTCTTCCACAACAAGCTGCTCTGAAAAACCCGATCCCTTCACCTTGCAATACCAGCAAGACCCAGACACATACAGCTACATGTCAAAGACaacagacaaagagaaggaTAGTCTCTGCGTAGAGATGGAGCAGAAAGGTTTCCCAAGAAATACTCTGCCTCGGCATGGTGCCATCAGCCGGCGAGGCACCATCGGCCGAAACAGGAGCCTGCAGGAAGATGGCCTGTTTGGGTCAGACGCCACAGGAAACATAAGGACTGGACCTTGGAAGAATGAAACCACCGTATAGTTTTCTTATGCTCGTACCTGTGAGACCACCCTGTAATGATATTACTCTGTACGTATTTGGGTCTCATTGCCTTCAGATTTGCCCTTAAACCACAGGTTGAGTTTTCTGTGAGGCCTCATGTCCTGATGATCTTCCAGAAC is a genomic window of Thunnus maccoyii chromosome 20, fThuMac1.1, whole genome shotgun sequence containing:
- the adgra1a gene encoding adhesion G protein-coupled receptor A1 — its product is MDLKRVLSFPPYPGDYLHPVVYACTAVMLLCLLVSIMTYIVHHSVIRINRNGWHTLLNFLFHTGLTFGVFAGGINQINLPFVCQIVGIVLHYASLSTMLWLTFTARNLCKDVSKDPLRAHDRNKPAQTRTKPTILRFYLVSDGIPLIIVGVTAAFGMDNYGSRDDALYCWMAWEPSLGGFYAPMSLLVLVMSVYFLCTYIQLKRHPERKYELRVLSEEQQQLSSSESNHQCHTDTGAASGLAADCPSFATGVSVLANEHSFKSQLRATAFTLFLFLATWALGALAVSLGHFLDMIFSCLYGAFCVTLGLFLLIQHCAKRDDVWHRWWACCPSKSKTEDGNGNGQSQRQELHQPHCHLNSPCSGKQPLLSPHLVQSSYHKIAPPQSLTPNHTGPCCVAVMSPVAATPVSPLTEPVPSPRPQSLPDELPRPALPLQSCLTDRTKSRSFNRPRPCLQDYRSHITSTSMDGSVHSSHLDSPHTVHHLEGSPLVSNSPHPDLQLPCPSPHLDKQLASCHGLQRQTSCHSVQDSMTSCHSHAHNMHDSITSCHSLLLPSHGIHTCQWHMYSSADHSSTTSCSEKPDPFTLQYQQDPDTYSYMSKTTDKEKDSLCVEMEQKGFPRNTLPRHGAISRRGTIGRNRSLQEDGLFGSDATGNIRTGPWKNETTV